A single genomic interval of Stenotrophomonas sp. ZAC14D1_NAIMI4_1 harbors:
- the hisA gene encoding 1-(5-phosphoribosyl)-5-[(5-phosphoribosylamino)methylideneamino]imidazole-4-carboxamide isomerase gives MSFTVYPALDIREGRVVRLRQGDYAQETSYGDDPLPRAQAFAAQGAQWMHLVDLDAARAGGYTLAPLLAAIRQHTPLQVQTGGGVRGRDDVARILDAGAHRVVVGSLAVRRPDEVLGWLDEFGAERITVALDARQDAQGQWQLPVHGWTENAGVTLDDLAQRYARAGMRHLLCTDIARDGMLAGPNISLYRHLSALLPGVAVQASGGIRDVADVAEARAAGCGGAILGKALLEQRMDLGEALAC, from the coding sequence ATGAGTTTCACCGTCTACCCCGCACTGGATATCCGCGAAGGCCGCGTGGTGCGGCTGCGCCAGGGCGACTACGCGCAGGAAACCTCCTACGGCGACGACCCGCTGCCGCGTGCGCAGGCCTTTGCCGCGCAGGGCGCGCAGTGGATGCACCTGGTCGACCTGGACGCTGCGCGTGCCGGTGGCTACACCCTGGCGCCGCTGCTGGCGGCGATCCGCCAGCACACGCCCCTGCAGGTGCAGACCGGTGGCGGCGTGCGTGGCCGTGACGACGTGGCTCGCATCCTCGATGCCGGCGCCCACCGCGTGGTGGTCGGCTCGCTGGCCGTGCGCCGCCCCGATGAAGTGCTGGGCTGGCTGGACGAGTTCGGCGCCGAGCGCATCACCGTTGCCCTAGATGCCCGCCAGGACGCACAGGGCCAGTGGCAGCTGCCGGTACACGGCTGGACCGAGAACGCCGGGGTGACCCTCGACGACCTGGCCCAGCGCTACGCGCGGGCCGGCATGCGCCACCTGCTGTGTACCGACATCGCCCGCGACGGCATGCTGGCCGGCCCCAACATCAGCCTCTACAGGCACCTGTCGGCGTTGCTGCCGGGCGTGGCGGTGCAGGCGTCCGGTGGCATCCGTGACGTGGCCGACGTGGCCGAAGCACGCGCTGCCGGCTGTGGCGGTGCCATCCTCGGCAAGGCGCTGCTGGAACAGCGCATGGACCTGGGCGAGGCACTGGCATGTTGA
- the hisF gene encoding imidazole glycerol phosphate synthase subunit HisF, which yields MLSRRIIPCLDVRDGRVVKGVRFRDHVDMGDIAELAQRYRDQGADELVFYDIGASPEARSVDVAWIERIARLIDIPFCVAGGIDSVETARRVLFAGADKVSINSPALGRPELISELAGEFGVQCVVVGVDSVREADGQWRVRRFTGDPSKTQAVPLRTLDWIAEAQRRGAGEIVLNCMDSDGVRRGYDVEQLRQARAVCNVPLIASGGAGAMEHFAQAFDQADVDGALAASVFHSGAIAIADLKRYLREQQIEVRDVY from the coding sequence ATGTTGAGCCGTCGCATCATTCCCTGCCTGGACGTGCGCGATGGCCGCGTGGTCAAGGGTGTGCGGTTCCGCGACCACGTCGACATGGGCGACATCGCCGAGCTGGCCCAGCGTTACCGCGACCAGGGGGCCGACGAGCTGGTGTTCTATGACATCGGCGCAAGCCCCGAGGCACGCTCGGTGGACGTGGCCTGGATCGAGCGCATCGCGCGCCTGATCGACATTCCGTTCTGCGTGGCCGGCGGCATCGACAGCGTTGAAACCGCGCGCCGGGTGCTGTTCGCCGGTGCGGACAAGGTGTCGATCAATTCGCCCGCACTGGGGCGCCCCGAGCTGATCAGCGAGCTGGCCGGTGAATTCGGCGTGCAGTGCGTGGTGGTCGGCGTCGACTCGGTGCGCGAGGCCGACGGCCAGTGGCGCGTGCGCCGCTTCACCGGCGACCCGAGCAAGACCCAGGCCGTGCCGCTGCGCACCCTGGACTGGATCGCCGAGGCGCAGCGCCGCGGTGCCGGCGAGATCGTACTGAACTGCATGGACAGCGATGGCGTGCGCCGTGGCTACGATGTTGAACAGCTGCGCCAGGCGCGGGCCGTGTGCAACGTCCCGCTCATCGCCTCCGGCGGTGCCGGGGCGATGGAGCACTTCGCGCAGGCCTTCGACCAGGCCGACGTGGACGGTGCGCTGGCCGCCAGCGTGTTCCACAGCGGTGCCATTGCCATTGCGGATTTGAAGCGCTACCTGCGCGAACAGCAGATCGAGGTTCGAGATGTCTATTGA
- the hisIE gene encoding bifunctional phosphoribosyl-AMP cyclohydrolase/phosphoribosyl-ATP diphosphatase HisIE yields MSIEVRPSPQALESLDWAKGDGLLPAVVQDADTLQVLMLGYVNAESLHITQVTGHMTFYSRSKQRLWTKGEQSGHVLAVQSISVDCDADTVLVLARPAGPTCHTGAESCFDGAPKDFLGGLGQLVAVREAQRPQGSYTTSLFEGGIRRIAQKVGEEGVETALAAVAQDDEALLGESADLLYHLLVLLRARGLSLDDARAVLEMRHR; encoded by the coding sequence ATGTCTATTGAAGTACGCCCGTCGCCGCAGGCGCTGGAATCGCTGGACTGGGCCAAGGGCGATGGCCTCCTGCCGGCCGTGGTGCAGGATGCCGACACCCTGCAGGTGCTGATGCTGGGCTATGTCAACGCCGAGTCGCTGCACATCACCCAGGTCACCGGGCACATGACCTTCTACAGCCGCAGCAAGCAGCGCCTGTGGACCAAGGGCGAGCAGTCCGGCCACGTGCTGGCGGTGCAGTCGATCAGCGTGGACTGCGATGCTGACACCGTGCTGGTGCTGGCCCGTCCGGCCGGCCCGACCTGCCACACCGGTGCCGAAAGCTGCTTCGATGGTGCGCCGAAGGACTTCCTGGGCGGCCTGGGCCAGCTGGTGGCAGTGCGCGAAGCACAGCGCCCGCAAGGCAGCTACACCACGTCGTTGTTCGAAGGTGGTATCCGCCGCATCGCGCAGAAGGTGGGCGAGGAGGGCGTGGAAACCGCGCTGGCTGCCGTCGCCCAGGATGACGAGGCCCTGCTGGGTGAGTCCGCCGACCTGCTGTACCACCTGCTGGTGCTGCTGCGCGCGCGTGGGCTGTCGCTGGATGATGCGCGGGCGGTACTGGAAATGCGCCATCGTTGA
- a CDS encoding calcineurin-like phosphoesterase family protein: protein MKLPAAWLYCLLLTSPAWAADTVVSGKVYLERDGKPGRGATDPGLAGVQVSNGETIVKTAADGGYSLPVRDGQTVFVIKPDTYSFPKAADGLPTFWRHYRPDGSPALKYGGIAATGAVDRNWDFALQSDRHDSRRGFQMLVFTDSQTATLKDIGYYQQSIVAPLVGQTKARLGTTLGDIVNDDLGLYPAINKVTTQLGVPWFHVPGNHDLDFDAANDDHSLDSWRNIYGPDTYAVEEGGASFVFLDDVVYDPNAKPKYVGGLREDQFAFLAGYLKGLHKDRLLVLGMHIPLFDAAPGRETFRHADRQRLFDLLKDFRNVLVLSGHSHTQQHVYHGKAEGWQGEKPLHEYNVGANCGAFWSGVKNAAGVPDSTMSDGTPKGYALLDVAGNGSYRLQYRVAGAPASDQIGLHAPKVLRQGAYPAWGVYANVYMGEDTSVVEFRVDGGAWQPMKQVSQPDPRLLVENVADDTADALRGYDRSPEATASPHLWRGALPTNLEVGSHKVEVRSTQPDGAVFTATTRYSLQAAQP, encoded by the coding sequence ATGAAACTGCCCGCCGCCTGGCTGTACTGCCTGTTGCTGACTTCGCCGGCCTGGGCCGCCGACACGGTGGTCAGCGGCAAGGTCTATCTTGAACGCGACGGCAAGCCCGGCCGCGGCGCGACCGACCCGGGCCTGGCCGGCGTGCAGGTCTCCAATGGCGAAACCATCGTCAAGACCGCCGCCGATGGCGGCTACAGCCTGCCGGTGCGCGACGGGCAGACGGTGTTCGTGATCAAGCCGGATACGTACTCGTTCCCGAAGGCGGCCGATGGCCTGCCCACGTTCTGGCGCCACTACCGCCCGGATGGGTCGCCGGCGCTGAAGTACGGTGGCATCGCCGCCACCGGGGCAGTGGACCGCAACTGGGATTTCGCCCTGCAGTCCGACCGCCATGACAGCCGCCGCGGCTTCCAGATGCTGGTGTTCACCGATTCGCAGACGGCCACCCTGAAGGACATCGGTTACTACCAGCAGTCCATCGTGGCACCGCTGGTGGGCCAGACCAAGGCGCGCCTGGGCACCACCCTGGGCGACATCGTCAACGACGACCTGGGCCTGTACCCGGCCATCAACAAGGTCACCACCCAGCTGGGCGTGCCGTGGTTCCATGTGCCGGGCAACCATGACCTGGATTTCGACGCCGCCAACGACGACCACTCGCTGGACAGCTGGCGCAACATCTACGGCCCGGACACCTATGCGGTGGAGGAGGGCGGCGCCAGCTTCGTGTTCCTGGATGACGTGGTGTATGACCCCAACGCCAAGCCGAAGTACGTCGGTGGCCTGCGCGAAGACCAGTTCGCCTTCCTCGCCGGCTACCTGAAGGGCCTGCACAAGGACCGCCTGCTGGTGCTGGGCATGCACATTCCGTTGTTCGATGCCGCACCCGGTCGCGAGACGTTCCGCCACGCCGACCGCCAGCGCCTGTTCGACCTGCTCAAGGATTTCCGCAACGTGCTGGTGCTGAGCGGCCACAGCCACACCCAGCAGCACGTCTACCACGGCAAGGCCGAGGGCTGGCAGGGTGAGAAGCCGCTGCATGAGTACAACGTCGGTGCCAACTGCGGCGCGTTCTGGTCGGGCGTGAAGAACGCGGCGGGCGTGCCGGACAGCACCATGAGCGATGGCACGCCGAAGGGGTACGCGCTGCTGGACGTGGCCGGCAACGGCAGCTACCGCCTGCAGTACCGCGTGGCCGGTGCCCCGGCCAGCGACCAGATCGGCCTGCATGCGCCGAAGGTGCTGCGCCAGGGCGCCTACCCGGCGTGGGGCGTGTACGCCAACGTCTACATGGGCGAGGACACCAGCGTGGTCGAGTTCCGTGTCGACGGCGGCGCATGGCAGCCGATGAAGCAGGTCAGCCAGCCGGATCCGCGCCTGCTGGTCGAGAACGTGGCCGATGACACGGCCGATGCGCTGCGCGGCTATGATCGATCGCCGGAGGCCACCGCATCGCCGCACCTGTGGCGTGGCGCCCTGCCGACCAACCTGGAGGTGGGCAGCCACAAGGTGGAGGTACGCTCGACCCAGCCTGACGGTGCGGTGTTCACCGCCACCACCCGTTACAGCCTGCAGGCGGCGCAGCCCTGA
- a CDS encoding glucokinase yields MASNTAGNSAIRGGDSRSLVVADVGGTFARLALAETAPGQTPRLGSYRTYACADHPSLAAILADFTASLGQPVSTAVVAIAGLLDGDVLINANLPWTVSLSTTQAQSGLQELQLINDFEAVALAIPYLQADTLVPLNGDADPAQAFPALVLGAGTGLGAALRFADGERPVLASEIGHAALGAGNALELQVLGKLLQRWPHVDNERVLSGSGLMNLYPCLCELRGVTPQWTSTEALIGAARSGEDALAVETLQVFCAWLGSLAGDAAIAVGARSVYLAGGISAHVQDFLADGRFRERFLNKGVLTDVLRQVPVWRVEHGQLGVLGAAVWHAARRPA; encoded by the coding sequence CTGGCCAGCAACACCGCTGGCAACAGTGCCATCCGCGGCGGTGACTCGCGCAGCCTGGTGGTGGCCGATGTCGGCGGCACCTTTGCCCGCCTGGCGCTGGCCGAGACCGCGCCGGGGCAGACCCCGCGACTGGGCAGCTACCGCACCTACGCCTGCGCCGATCACCCGAGCCTGGCCGCGATCCTGGCCGATTTCACTGCCAGCCTCGGCCAGCCGGTCAGCACGGCCGTGGTGGCGATTGCCGGGCTGCTCGATGGCGATGTGCTGATCAACGCCAACCTGCCGTGGACGGTCTCGCTGTCCACCACGCAGGCGCAGTCCGGCCTGCAGGAACTGCAGCTGATCAACGATTTCGAGGCAGTGGCGCTGGCCATTCCCTACCTGCAGGCCGACACGCTGGTGCCGTTGAACGGTGATGCGGACCCGGCGCAGGCGTTCCCCGCGCTGGTGCTGGGCGCAGGCACCGGCCTGGGCGCTGCGCTGCGCTTTGCCGATGGCGAGCGCCCGGTGCTGGCCAGCGAGATCGGCCACGCCGCACTGGGCGCCGGCAATGCGCTGGAACTGCAGGTGCTGGGCAAGCTGCTGCAGCGCTGGCCGCATGTGGACAACGAGCGCGTGCTGTCCGGCAGTGGCCTGATGAACCTTTACCCGTGCCTGTGCGAGCTGCGGGGCGTGACGCCGCAGTGGACCAGCACCGAGGCCCTGATCGGTGCGGCCCGCAGCGGCGAGGATGCACTGGCGGTGGAAACCCTGCAGGTCTTCTGCGCGTGGCTGGGCAGCCTGGCCGGTGATGCGGCCATCGCCGTGGGTGCGCGCTCGGTGTACCTGGCCGGTGGCATCTCTGCCCATGTGCAGGATTTCCTTGCCGATGGCCGCTTCCGCGAGCGCTTCCTCAACAAGGGTGTATTGACCGACGTGCTGCGGCAGGTGCCGGTGTGGCGCGTCGAGCATGGCCAGCTGGGCGTGCTGGGCGCAGCCGTCTGGCACGCCGCGCGCAGGCCGGCATAG
- a CDS encoding N(4)-(beta-N-acetylglucosaminyl)-L-asparaginase, producing MVDRRQFLQAGALAAGMAAMPGVQARTQGGAKVVSTWDFGVPANQAAWKVLGSGGSALDAVEAGARWAESELCNPTVGHCGNPDRDGVLSLDASIMDGDGRCGAVAALVDILHPVSVARKVMENSPHVLLVGEGAQQFAVQQGFERQHLLTPQAEAAWREWLKTEKYQPQINAERRGIPGNSDNHDTIGMLALDARGNLAGACTTSGMAWKLHGRVGDSPIIGAGLYVDNEVGGATASGVGEEMIRNAASFLVVELMRQGRTPAQACREAIDRVVRKRPEASRTLQVCFLAMNKQGEVGAYALHRGFVYAVCDAQRQDDLRDSPSIYTSTQA from the coding sequence ATGGTGGATCGCAGGCAGTTCCTGCAGGCCGGAGCACTGGCCGCAGGCATGGCGGCAATGCCGGGCGTGCAGGCACGTACGCAGGGCGGAGCGAAGGTCGTTTCAACCTGGGATTTCGGCGTTCCCGCCAACCAGGCGGCGTGGAAGGTGCTGGGCAGCGGAGGCAGCGCACTGGATGCGGTGGAAGCCGGCGCACGCTGGGCCGAGAGTGAGCTGTGCAACCCCACCGTCGGCCACTGCGGCAATCCTGATCGCGACGGCGTGCTGAGCCTGGACGCCAGCATCATGGACGGCGACGGCCGCTGCGGTGCGGTTGCCGCGCTGGTGGACATCCTGCACCCGGTGTCGGTGGCCCGCAAAGTGATGGAGAACAGCCCGCACGTGCTGCTGGTGGGCGAGGGCGCGCAGCAGTTCGCGGTGCAGCAGGGTTTCGAGCGCCAGCACCTGCTCACCCCGCAGGCCGAGGCGGCCTGGCGCGAGTGGCTGAAGACCGAGAAGTACCAGCCGCAGATCAACGCCGAGCGCCGCGGCATCCCCGGCAACAGCGACAACCACGACACCATCGGCATGCTGGCGCTGGACGCCAGGGGCAACCTTGCCGGCGCCTGCACCACCAGCGGCATGGCCTGGAAGCTGCACGGCCGGGTCGGCGACAGCCCGATCATCGGTGCCGGCCTGTACGTGGACAACGAGGTGGGCGGGGCCACGGCCTCGGGCGTGGGTGAAGAGATGATCCGCAATGCCGCCTCGTTCCTGGTGGTCGAGCTGATGCGCCAGGGGCGCACGCCTGCGCAGGCCTGCCGCGAGGCCATCGACCGGGTGGTGCGCAAGCGCCCTGAGGCAAGCAGAACGCTGCAGGTCTGCTTCCTGGCAATGAACAAGCAGGGCGAGGTGGGCGCGTACGCGCTGCATCGCGGCTTTGTCTACGCGGTGTGCGATGCGCAGCGCCAGGATGACCTGCGCGATTCGCCGTCGATCTACACGAGCACCCAGGCGTGA
- a CDS encoding copper homeostasis protein CutC: protein MSVRLGLEIASNSVASALAAQAGGADRIELFDNLAEGGTTPSFGSIAIARERLTIPLFVLVRPRAGDFHYDALETELMLRDIAQCRALGCDGVVVGALDAQGDIDLPLCRELVQAAGPLQVTFHRAFDATRDLSAALEQVVGLGCQRVLTSGGQVSAEAGSKVLASLVAQAAGRISVMAGAGLVPSNVATVARQTGCTELHASAKGLRRSDMQFQNPVLRGLDPDWSQTSTATVAALRKALDAAR from the coding sequence GTGAGCGTGCGCCTGGGGTTGGAGATCGCCAGCAACTCGGTGGCCTCGGCGCTTGCCGCGCAGGCCGGTGGTGCAGACCGCATCGAACTGTTCGACAACCTCGCCGAGGGCGGCACCACGCCGTCGTTTGGCAGCATTGCCATTGCCCGCGAGCGGCTGACCATTCCGCTGTTCGTGCTGGTGCGCCCGCGGGCCGGTGATTTCCATTACGACGCACTGGAAACCGAGCTGATGCTGCGTGACATCGCCCAGTGCCGGGCGCTCGGCTGTGATGGCGTGGTGGTTGGCGCACTGGATGCGCAGGGCGATATCGACCTGCCGTTGTGCCGTGAGCTGGTGCAGGCCGCCGGGCCGCTGCAGGTCACCTTCCACCGCGCGTTCGATGCCACCCGTGATCTGTCCGCGGCGCTGGAGCAGGTGGTCGGCCTGGGTTGCCAGCGGGTGCTGACGTCGGGCGGGCAGGTCAGCGCCGAGGCGGGCAGCAAGGTGCTGGCCTCGCTGGTGGCCCAGGCCGCGGGCCGCATCAGCGTGATGGCGGGCGCGGGCCTGGTCCCGTCCAACGTGGCTACCGTGGCCCGGCAGACCGGCTGCACCGAACTGCACGCCTCGGCCAAGGGCCTGCGTCGCTCGGACATGCAGTTCCAGAACCCGGTGCTGCGCGGGCTTGACCCGGATTGGAGCCAGACCAGCACCGCGACGGTGGCGGCGTTGCGCAAGGCGCTGGACGCCGCGCGGTAA
- a CDS encoding TonB-dependent receptor, translated as MAIKHSTRTHGRDTLSLAVALALAAAVAPLGAAAQQATAQPTTGSSDATTLDSVQVTGYRYAIEKSLQQKRDANAVVEVITAEDVGKFPDKNVADSLQRVPGVVITRDGGEGKSVSVRGLDPDLTLTQLNGNYIATSETNDEASRSFNYTLLPSNMLSSAELFKSPEARIDEGGIGGTVILHTRRPLEMESNSGYVTLEGVSSDTHQDVDPQASALYSWHSKDERFGVLVGVTQQKRTSRTMEVSTENYQWYGTDVDARDVNGNALTQGGINYWWGNSGFNDQFGHNYSDFFMPTSVNFAVKEEKRERKGGQLTFQFKPIDNLTLTANYFRFQLDGDYSQNMLKVPEWNMARYNGDGNWAGGRLLNGLTFDPSGTVVTGAQFEKLPGKAYYCSEDEAAAAGLAPGGWGPDDCTIPTPQLTGGYSREKALSQTADLTIDWDISPLWKASFSGGRTWSEGGPSMNFRMSAKPRRRVNGVWESGNQYTAWDLTGTPTLTVSPNLQEVLMNGIAEVDTGSTDSSWMQTEVKQNHFQADVTKMFESGWLDSIQFGAKYRDGKVHRNTGNTYWVCQGADPTDYDSRYQAGCDNTAGIAQPGFFLSNPISGIAGGFNANVFPGINFPAYIDHLNNTYGQSYNRVEDDFVYNVNEKIYSGYFQANFRTERLRGNVGVRVVRTEQFAQSSDSIERFNDYFLDNASGAPMSCDDPAAAAYPTYGCESGFVRLPDNLAREKSFELIGSDRTYTDVLPSFNIAWDITDNLVLRGAASKVVARPSYTSIAAPGSLSYYSPEYVNDRRVAGGAPTEGWAGSGSNKNLEAFKATQYDLGVEWYFMPGAVAGVGLFRKDISNFTVPIVRDVQMEVGGEMVTVQNYSTQANGRDAVSQGVEVYGQYTFDFGLGVQANYTYNDTNLASIELNGENLGASPLVGSAKNQANLTVFYETDRFLARASYNRRGEVVGGLVNGMTQYTEPYDQLDLNVAYNFTEALTFTASVLNATKSEQRIYLGSDTQSRLISNLYSGRQIYFGATYKF; from the coding sequence ATGGCAATCAAGCATTCAACTCGTACGCACGGCCGCGACACGTTGTCGCTCGCCGTCGCGCTGGCACTGGCCGCAGCCGTCGCGCCCCTCGGCGCCGCTGCCCAGCAGGCCACCGCACAGCCGACCACCGGCAGCAGTGATGCCACCACCCTGGACAGCGTCCAGGTCACCGGCTACCGCTACGCCATCGAGAAGAGCCTGCAGCAGAAGCGCGACGCCAATGCCGTGGTTGAAGTGATCACCGCCGAAGACGTTGGCAAGTTCCCTGACAAGAACGTCGCCGATTCGCTGCAGCGCGTGCCGGGCGTGGTCATCACCCGCGACGGCGGCGAAGGCAAGAGCGTCAGCGTGCGTGGTCTCGATCCGGATCTCACCCTGACCCAGTTGAACGGCAACTACATCGCCACCTCCGAAACCAATGACGAGGCCAGCCGTTCGTTCAACTACACCCTGCTGCCGTCGAACATGCTGTCCAGCGCAGAGCTGTTCAAGTCGCCGGAAGCACGCATCGACGAAGGCGGCATCGGCGGCACGGTCATCCTGCACACGCGCCGCCCGCTGGAAATGGAATCCAACTCCGGCTACGTCACCCTGGAAGGCGTCTCGTCCGATACCCACCAGGACGTCGACCCGCAGGCGTCGGCGCTGTACTCCTGGCACAGCAAGGACGAGCGCTTCGGCGTGCTGGTCGGCGTGACCCAGCAGAAGCGCACCAGCCGCACCATGGAAGTGAGCACCGAGAACTACCAGTGGTACGGCACCGACGTCGACGCGCGTGATGTCAACGGCAACGCCCTCACCCAGGGCGGCATCAACTACTGGTGGGGCAACTCCGGCTTCAACGACCAGTTCGGCCACAACTACAGCGACTTCTTCATGCCCACCTCGGTGAACTTCGCCGTGAAGGAAGAGAAGCGCGAGCGCAAGGGCGGCCAGCTGACGTTCCAGTTCAAGCCGATCGACAACCTGACCCTGACCGCCAACTACTTCCGCTTCCAGCTGGACGGCGACTATTCGCAGAACATGCTGAAGGTTCCCGAATGGAACATGGCGCGCTACAACGGTGACGGCAACTGGGCCGGCGGGCGCCTGCTCAACGGCCTGACCTTCGATCCCAGCGGCACGGTGGTCACCGGTGCGCAGTTCGAGAAGCTGCCGGGCAAGGCCTACTACTGCAGCGAAGACGAAGCCGCCGCCGCCGGCCTGGCCCCGGGTGGCTGGGGACCGGACGACTGCACCATCCCGACCCCGCAGCTGACCGGTGGCTACAGCCGCGAAAAGGCGCTGTCGCAGACGGCCGACCTGACCATCGACTGGGACATCAGCCCGCTGTGGAAGGCCTCCTTCAGCGGTGGCCGCACCTGGTCCGAGGGTGGCCCGTCGATGAACTTCCGCATGTCGGCCAAGCCGCGCCGCCGCGTCAACGGCGTGTGGGAGTCCGGCAACCAGTACACCGCATGGGACCTGACCGGCACGCCGACGCTGACCGTCTCGCCGAACCTGCAGGAGGTGCTGATGAATGGCATCGCCGAGGTCGACACCGGCTCGACCGATTCGTCGTGGATGCAGACCGAAGTCAAGCAGAACCACTTCCAGGCCGACGTCACCAAGATGTTCGAAAGCGGCTGGCTGGACTCGATCCAGTTCGGCGCCAAGTACCGTGACGGCAAGGTCCACCGCAACACCGGCAACACCTACTGGGTGTGCCAGGGCGCCGACCCGACCGACTACGACAGCCGCTACCAGGCGGGCTGTGACAACACGGCCGGCATCGCCCAGCCGGGCTTCTTCCTGTCCAACCCGATCAGCGGCATCGCCGGTGGCTTCAACGCGAACGTGTTCCCGGGCATCAACTTCCCGGCCTACATCGACCACCTGAACAATACCTACGGCCAGTCGTACAACCGCGTCGAGGACGACTTCGTCTACAACGTCAACGAGAAGATCTACTCGGGCTACTTCCAGGCCAACTTCCGTACCGAACGCCTGCGCGGCAACGTCGGCGTGCGCGTGGTGCGCACCGAGCAGTTCGCCCAGTCCAGCGATTCCATCGAACGCTTCAACGACTACTTCCTGGACAACGCCTCCGGCGCACCGATGTCCTGCGATGATCCGGCGGCAGCGGCCTACCCCACCTACGGCTGCGAAAGTGGTTTCGTGCGCCTGCCCGACAACCTGGCCCGCGAGAAGAGCTTCGAGCTGATCGGCTCGGACCGCACCTATACCGACGTGCTGCCCAGCTTCAACATCGCCTGGGACATCACCGACAACCTGGTCCTGCGTGGCGCAGCGTCGAAGGTCGTGGCTCGCCCGAGCTACACCAGCATCGCCGCACCGGGCAGCCTGAGCTACTACAGCCCGGAGTACGTCAATGACCGCCGCGTTGCGGGCGGCGCACCGACCGAGGGCTGGGCAGGCAGCGGCAGCAACAAGAACCTCGAAGCCTTCAAGGCCACCCAGTACGACCTCGGCGTGGAGTGGTACTTCATGCCGGGCGCGGTCGCCGGCGTCGGCCTGTTCCGCAAGGACATCAGCAACTTCACCGTGCCGATCGTGCGTGACGTGCAGATGGAAGTCGGCGGCGAGATGGTGACGGTGCAGAACTACAGCACCCAGGCCAACGGCCGTGACGCGGTGTCGCAGGGCGTGGAAGTGTACGGCCAGTACACCTTCGATTTCGGCCTGGGCGTGCAGGCCAACTACACCTACAACGACACCAACCTGGCCTCGATCGAGCTCAATGGCGAGAACCTCGGCGCATCGCCGCTGGTGGGCAGCGCCAAGAACCAGGCCAACCTGACGGTGTTCTACGAAACCGACCGGTTCCTGGCCCGTGCCTCGTACAACCGTCGTGGTGAAGTGGTCGGCGGCCTGGTCAACGGCATGACCCAGTACACCGAACCGTACGACCAGCTGGATCTGAACGTGGCGTACAACTTCACCGAAGCGCTGACCTTCACCGCCTCGGTGCTCAACGCCACCAAGTCCGAGCAGCGCATCTACCTGGGCAGCGACACCCAGTCCCGCCTGATCTCCAACCTGTACTCGGGCCGCCAGATCTACTTCGGCGCCACCTACAAGTTCTAA